A window of the Echeneis naucrates chromosome 3, fEcheNa1.1, whole genome shotgun sequence genome harbors these coding sequences:
- the bcl2l10 gene encoding bcl-2-like protein 10, with amino-acid sequence MSCGVWKETLVVAEDYLYLCCTKPQPAPPPPSESAAAMRTVAQDMEAQHQARFHSLVQTFLKQSGQDPCGSLRKVMEELVGDGHLNWGRVVSIFTFTGVLARQLLEQSGMNPGLDPGKKLGQGPGLCRGLAETIADYLGEEKKDWLLENDGWEGFCKFSQSAREVSQDSSMKTALFAAAGVGLAGLTFLLVR; translated from the exons ATGTCATGTGGGGTGTGGAAAGAGACCTTGGTTGTGGCAGAGGACTACCTATACCTTTGCTGCACAAAGCCACAGCCAGCACCCCCACCTCCCAGCGAATCAGCCGCTGCCATGAGGACCGTGGCCCAGGACATGGAGGCGCAGCACCAGGCTCGCTTCCACTCCCTTGTTCAGACCTTCCTGAAGCAGTCTGGGCAGGACCCCTGTGGCAGCCTCAGGaaggtgatggaggagctggTGGGAGATGGACACTTGAACTGGGGGAGGGTGGTTTCCATTTTCACCTTTACTGGGGTGCTGGCCAGacagctgctggagcagagTGGCATGAATCCGGGGCTGGACCCTGGGAAAAAACTGGGACAGGGGCCTGGACTCTGCAGGGGACTGGCGGAGACCATAGCTGATTACctgggagaggagaagaaagactGGCTGCTGGAGAATGATGGATGG GAGGGATTCTGTAAGTTCTCTCAAAGTGCCAGAGAGGTGAGTCAGGACTCGTCAATGAAGACGGcgctgtttgctgctgctggcgtGGGCCTCGCTGGACTCACCTTCCTCCTGGTACGCTAG